caacgattcaggaacagcttcttcccctctgctatcaggcaggtggtacaggagcctgaagacacacactgaacaattcaggaacaacttcttcccctctgccatcagggaggaggtacaggagcctgaagacacacactcaacgattcaggaacagcttcttcccctgttccatcaggcagcaggtacaggagcctgaagacacacactcaacgattcagaaacagcttcttcccctctgctattaggcaggtggtacaggagcctgaagacacacactgaacaattcaggaacaacttcttcccctctgccatcagggaggaggtacaggagcctgaagacacacactcaacgattcaggaacagcttcttcccctctgccatcaggcagcaggtacaggagcctgaagacacacactcaacgattcaggaacagcttcttctcctcttccatcaggcagcaggtacaggggcctgaagacacacactcaacgattcaggaactgcttcttcccctctgccgttcaatttctgaatagacagtgaACCTATGAATACTAACtcactatttttattatttctgtttttatgctatttttaatttaactacttaatatacatatatatatactcactgcaattcagttatttattttttctatattatcatgtattgcattgtactgctgccgctaagttaatttcacaacatatgccggtaatattagacctgattctgatttatttaaccttgccttTAGATAACCgctttttctcttttatttcaatGTTTGTACCTTATCACATTGTGAAACACGGTGAACTACATCATCTGTAGGGAGCGTGCTCCATAACAAGGTTGTTTGTTTTCTTTCTCAGCTCAGGTTGGTAAAAGCTGAGTTAAGGGCACAGACAAGTACACTCATTTGTGAATTGCGatgaactttcagactattctagtggtgtttagtattttggctttctgaagattttatGGATATTATTATGTGGCCATAACTGTTTAATGCTATTgcgtagtgactttgggatgatatcaGTTGGAGTTATTACTACTGGGACAATGTATATCCTGTTCATATTCCATagcctttcaatttcctcttttaattcactatatttctggtgtttttcactgattgatttctgtatgttatgtgtgcttggaatggctatatctattaaacaAGTTCTTCTTGctagtttatcctgtaatatcatATACAGACAGTtactatggattgtcctatctgtaataactgattggTCACAATATAATTTGCCAGATTCTGACTCTAaatctggatcaggcttgtaattATAGCAAGGTGTGGTGTCTTttgtgagtttgtattttaaaacaagacttTGGTAAGTGACGCTTGCCACTGAACTGTGCCTGTGCCCGTCCCAGGAAGTGTTAATCTGAGGGCATTCGTGGTTACATAATGATTGTTTTTTTTGGTAATTTGTCAGTTCAGTTCTTATTTTACTTTGTCAAAAGCAGTATCATTATCGCTGGAGGCTTTGGGACTTGTAGTTCAGCAGATCGGGACGCTGTGGCAGCGGCGGGCGGCGGGAGGGGAGAATTATGTGTGCGACTGCATCCTCCCAGAgtgtgtggtggggggtgggTTACTACCATTAGCCGTAGTCCCGGTTGACGGAGCACCCACACTCTGAAGAACTGTCGCTCGGGGTCGCCCATGAATGTTGCGTCCCCCGGCTGTCTACGTGACACGCCAGTACGCGAGCCAGGGCTGATCTGCTGTCGGTGCGCCaggctccccgtctctccacgcaggagcggcagagaccgatacaccCTGGCCCCCGCAGCGCCGCAGGGGTCGCCCGTCAGCGTAggtctccagctccggatttttcccctcGGGGTTTACTTCCGAAGCCGTCCCATCATTGGGTACAGCCGCAAGACAGcgggagatttgagatcagagttttctttctccaaggtgagctgccaacagcggctgacgagccccatctgccggaGCAACTTGTTTTAAGGCGCCGATAaaccgcctttgccccttctcctgtcggtagacacggttccgccgggcttagtagctaaaccacacgtgaaggccgggagatgacttggttgtcagaggctgtttgagaggaaagccattgggagcatttaatccaTAAAGGGGGCTTGTCACCACTCCCACCCCCGGCTCTGACAACCTGAAGGAACCGAACTGGCCGACAGATCTCCTCCCGCCTCCTCTCAACAAAATGTGCCGGTGACCCGTTTTAAAATTAACAACTGACCGTACATCCACTATCAACGGGACGGGAGCTGCgtctccccacaccctctccctcccccacactcACACTGGGTTTCTGCCGGGAAAAGTCTTTCGCCCTTTAAACGCTGGTTCCTTGTCCGTTCCTCTCCCTGACCTCCCGTCGTTGTTACATCCCACAACTATTTTTAATTAAAGTACACTTCATTCATCATTTGAAACTTTacaagaataacacacacaaaatgctggatgaactcagcaagtcagacagaatctatggagaggaatgcacagtcgacgtttcgggccgagacccctcaccaGGACAAGAATAGACCCTGAAAAGCCTTCTCCGTCTCACATTCATACTGAACGCGTTAAGTGGTGTTCTGTAGGCTTTCTGAAGAATCCAATGACAGAGTGGAACCTGTGCGGGGTAGTTTTTAAAAGTGGGGGGCGGGGAGCCGTTGCGCTGGGACAATTCCCCACTCCCGACCTCGGTAGTCCGGGTCCAGCGGACCAAGTCGCCGTCACCAACTGGAGTCTGCGCTGTGTGACCGCGACACCTTCAGTGTCTCGCCATGCCCTTCCTCCTTCGTTCCCCCACCCCAACCCGCTCTCCAAAGCACGCTGCAGAACCAGCTCCCTCACCGCTGGGAACTCACTGTTGAAAGTGGTGTTGAATGACTGGGATTATTTAAAGCCAAGAGCCCATTTGCcattcagaatcactttattatcgccggcatgtgtcgtgaaatttgtttctgaatcgctgagcgtgtgtcttcaggcttctgtacctcctccctgacggtaacagtgagaaaagggctacGGCAATACTTGGGAGGGGGTCTTCCTCACTCAACTCGGCCCCTCCCACTACAGAAGCGGAAGACATCAACACAgttgtctccctccctcctcgcTCCCCCGACACTCCCACCGTTGTAAATCCGTTGACCCTCAGCTCGCTGTCTGAAATCTCTCTCTGAAATCTAATACACCCGATTGACTCGCAGGGACTGAGAACGAGGGCGGGTCCCGCTGTTACTGGCACCTTCACCGGCACTGCTACAGGGATCGATTAATGTTGAACCAAACCCCACACCAgtcattatttttaaatatatcatTGTATGTTATAACCGTGTGCTTTCCCGCCATCGTTAACTTTATGCTGTGTACGTGTCGGTAACCTGTTTTGCCCCCCCGGGTCCCGGAGGAACGCTGTGGGCTTGGCTGATTTCGGAAGAGTGGTTGAACGACAATTACACATTTGCACTTGAACAATTAAATTTGGAGaaactttctgtctctctctcctccagAATGGATCAGATCTGCTCCGCGGCCGTGGGAGGCGGCGGGATCGTGGGTTCCGGACTCTGGGTGTGTCCCCCGTAACTCGAGACTCTCCAAGGAGCCCCAGGTGGCGGTCCCGCTCCACGCCCAGCGCTTTTTTTttaactccctctctctctctgggcgGTGGCCCGGCTCGGGATGAGGATATAAAGAGGCGAGAAGGAGGTGGCCGCACACCAGTGGCTCGGTGTAAGGCCTGAGGAACAAGATGCAGACCAGCTTCAGAAGCAGCAGCAGCGGCGGTCAGAGCTGGGGGTCCCGCAGCATGTCCGGGGTCTCTTCAAGCATGCGGGGAGGCAGTATGTACGGCTTCGGCCAGAGCCGAGCCTCCAGCTACGGCCTGGGCTCAGCCCTGGGCGCCGGCATGGTGTACGGATCCGGCGGCGGGTTCGGCAGCGGGTTAAGCATCGGGTTCGGCGGCAGGTTCAGCAGCGCGTCCGGCGGCGGGTACAGCATCTCCTCCGCCGCCTTGCTGAACGAGAAGCAGACCATGCAGGGCCTGAACGACCGGCTGGCGACGTACCTGGACCAGGTGCGCTCCCTGGAGAAGTCCAACGCCGAACTGGAGCTTCAGATCCGGGAGTACTACCAACAGGCGGGTCCCACCACCCGCGACTACAGCGAGTACTGGGCCACCATCAAGGGCCTTCGCGACCAGGTAAGAGCCCGGAAAAAGCAACTCCCATTCCCCccagtgattgtcagtgtgtgtgcttgtgtgtgtgtgtgtgtggtgtgtgtgtgtgtgtgtgtgtgtgtgtgtgtgtgtgtgtgtgtgtgtgagtgagtctgtgtgtgtgtgtgtgtgtgtgagtgagtctgtgtgtgtgtgtgtgtgtgagtgtgtgtgtgtggtgtgtgagtgtgtgtgtgtgtgtcgggggAGGCGGGGAGATGTCAGGGTGCGAGGAGGTTGGCCATCAGACACCCGACCAGAacggggccattcagcccatcgagtgtggGCCGCCATTCCAGTCTGGCTAATCTTCTGTCCCTCTCAAATGCATCTTGGCGAAGTTACAGAGGTGGTTGGCCATTGCCTTTACGAGATGGGCGCCCCTAACCCCACCCCcggccattaccaatactcttcagagattgtctgcctggcgtcagtggtcacatcaccAGCACTTGTGACCGGCATCgactgctcatacgaccgtccaccacctgatcTCACGGTTTCATGTGGACAcggtggatgtggggagggggGCAAGGTGGGCTaaccaccttgcccaagggtgaccccgCGGGCTGGCGGAGGGAAAGGGGCGCCTCGCCGCCCCTGAGGACCTCCCGCTTGAAGACTACCCAACCTGTCTGCGGCCGCCCGTAGTAAACGAGTTCTACACATTCGCCACCAACCCcgaccaaagaaattcctcctcgcctcTATCCTCTggtctgaggccgtgccctccgCAGACAGGAGAACGTTAGGTgcgagggaaggaatggggaaGGGCCGGGGCAGGGGGGTGAAGGATTGACTTTACTTCTCGCACGGCCATCGAAACGGGTCAACGTAGCGGGCCCTCGATTCACGTCTGTGCGATGCGGGAAGAAACCGGGAAAATCCACGTGGAAAAGGGGATCGAAGGCGAAAGGGGGACGGGCGGGGtggaggagacagagagagagtgggaggggctGGTGGAGAGGGAGGAGCTTGGTGGGGAGGGcagggtggaggagggaggggcTGGTGGAGGAAGAGGTAGCCCTGAGATAGACGGGGGCTGGGAGGAGAGAGGTAGGGGTTGAGGGGTTTAAGTTTAACCTTGCAAACCAGAAGCGGGCGGGACGGTGTGCCTGTGGTTCCCCACGTCCCCCTTGCTCCACCCGGTACACTTCCACCTCCTGTCTCCCACAGATCAACGACTTGATCCTGGCCAACTCCGGAATCATGCTCCAGGTGGACAACTCCAAACTGGCGGCGGAAGACTTCAAAGCCAAGTTAGTACCGAGCCTGCCGATGCGAGTTTTGGGTTCCAACTGACCGCGTCTGCCTCCTCCGGCCCCTTTCCCTTCCGCTGAAGGGCGGACAGTGGACCAACTGAGTCCTGCAGGTCGTCGTCTTCTTCTCCGGAAGTTTAATGGCGACTGGCGGACCAGAATAAGGTCCATTACCGCCAGCtactggactggagtgtggggCCTAGAAACGGGAAGTAGACCCACCgtattctccccctccctcccccccgcaaaaaaaaactggaataaTATTATAAAAGGCTCATGCTTTCCAGAAAGTCAAATACAATACAGTGACACTGGTATCCGAACAAACTTGGCATGTGAAACACTGACAGAGATCTCAATCTAACAATTGGAAGTTTCCTTTTCCCCCTCTTGGGAACAGAGAAGAGCAGACACAGGCGCTCAGACAAGCATAggctcacagacagacagacacatactGCACTGCctctcctggaggaactcagcaagtcaatcagcatctatggagagaaatcaaaactctttattcctctccacagatgcctccCAACTtgttgagtttgtccagcattctgtgtgtgtggtttgcTCTGCATTTACAATATCTGCAGAGTGTCTTGTGTGGTTGAAAATGACATAGACTATCGTTAACATAAaacttcctccacagatgctgcttgaccagcaccttgtgtttctttttgctccagattctaacaGCTTTCCTGCCTCTCTGTTATAGTATGCAGCGAATTCAGAGGTTTGGCATGTAATGAGTTAACAAAGGGGTTGTCGACCAATCTCCGCTCAAACCTCCGACTTCATTTCCAGTGCTGTACCCCTCTGGATCCCATATTTTTTAATGCTTCACCGTGAGCCCCTCTGGAGCAAATGTTTTTGTTCTTCGTCTAAGCATAGGGGTGGAAAACAGGATAGAAATGGGGGGCTCATCTCCCATccaaaaggatgctcctctattctgagcccatgccctctgctcctatactccccacctataggaaacatcctctccacatccactctatctgtgtcctctgatcctagactcccccaatataggaaacatcctctccacatccactctatctgtgccctctggtcttagactcccccactataggaaacatcctctccacatccactctatctgtgtcctctggtcttagactccaccactataagaaacatcctctccacatccactctatctgtgccctctggtcttagacccccccactataggaaacatcctctccacatccactctatctgtgtcctctagtcctagactcccccactataggaaacatcctctccacatccagtctatctgtgtcctctagtcctagactcccccactataggaaacatcctctccacatccagtctatctgtgtcctctgatcctagattcctccccgataagaaacatcctctcctcatccactctatctcggcctttcaccattcgatgtgtttaaatgaagtcacccctcattcttctgaattcctgtgagtacaggcccagatatCTTGTATAGTTTGGTGCAGGAAAAGCTTAACGACTTCAGCCCTGGCCACCGATGACCAAAATGTCCTGCTCTTTTCCCATCTCGATAGGTTTGAAACTGAGTTGTCCATCAGGATGTCCGTTGAGAACGATATCAATGGTCTGCGCACGATGTTGGATAACCTCACCCTCGTGAAGAGCCAGCTGGAGACCGAGATTGAGAACCTGAAGGAGGAGCTCATTTACATCAGGAAAAACCACGAAGATGTAAGCAATGGGCATAATTGCCCAAACATTGTGAGTCGTTTCTGTTCCGTGTCACTGCCGAGAATCAGAGGGTGAAATGGCTGCGTATTCTTCCTTCCTGCAGGagctcaggagcctgaagcctCAGATGTCTGGTAATGTTTCTGTCGATGTCACAGCTGAAGACTCCGTGGACTTGCTCAAGGTTCTGGGAGAAATTCGGGCCAAGTATGAAGCCATGGTCAACCAGAACAAGGCAGAGGCCGACGATTGGTACA
The sequence above is drawn from the Mobula birostris isolate sMobBir1 chromosome X, sMobBir1.hap1, whole genome shotgun sequence genome and encodes:
- the LOC140191341 gene encoding keratin, type I cytoskeletal 19-like, translating into MQTSFRSSSSGGQSWGSRSMSGVSSSMRGGSMYGFGQSRASSYGLGSALGAGMVYGSGGGFGSGLSIGFGGRFSSASGGGYSISSAALLNEKQTMQGLNDRLATYLDQVRSLEKSNAELELQIREYYQQAGPTTRDYSEYWATIKGLRDQINDLILANSGIMLQVDNSKLAAEDFKAKFETELSIRMSVENDINGLRTMLDNLTLVKSQLETEIENLKEELIYIRKNHEDELRSLKPQMSGNVSVDVTAEDSVDLLKVLGEIRAKYEAMVNQNKAEADDWYKQQFAAVQQEISIKSGAIDGEKSRLTELRHSCQGLETELSTMQSIINSLEGNLNEVDMRFSGERANLQMTINGLEGDLGDLRAKILSMSQEYQRLLNIKSRLEAEIETYRRLLGGYGGQSSGQVSSKSTIQKTVVKEERKPIVSTQTKTFTVVEKVVDGKVVSSRMEEMN